From Cellulophaga lytica DSM 7489, a single genomic window includes:
- a CDS encoding COX15/CtaA family protein, which translates to MQKTFIKTAKLSLILVYLVIIAGAVVRMTGSGMGCPDWPKCFGQYIPPTNITELQWQPFSFFKKGEVIIVDKTLQIAAKDFTSTAQFNTANWETYTKHDYATFNATHTWIEYINRLFGALAGLATLVLAILSLKYWKTRKTVTILSWAIVFAMVFQAWLGATVVYSVLNPVKITVHMVMALAIVAMLLYLIYSVKETSIVIAKDKKTKQLIIVALVLTLLQIVLGTQVRQMVDDQADIVGETAKHLWLKNVTVTFYIHRSFSILVLLLNAYLFFRIQKLKLGLTKIKWVLTLLLLEIVTGVAMNYVHFPFGSQTLHLVLASLLFGVQFYMVLELVNTTKRDKTL; encoded by the coding sequence ATGCAAAAAACATTTATAAAAACAGCTAAATTATCTTTAATACTAGTTTACTTAGTTATTATTGCTGGTGCAGTAGTTAGAATGACAGGTAGTGGAATGGGATGTCCAGATTGGCCAAAATGCTTTGGACAATATATACCACCAACCAATATTACAGAACTGCAATGGCAACCTTTTTCTTTCTTTAAAAAAGGAGAAGTAATTATAGTAGATAAAACATTGCAAATTGCTGCTAAAGACTTTACCTCTACTGCACAATTTAATACTGCAAATTGGGAAACTTACACTAAACATGATTATGCAACCTTTAATGCTACACATACTTGGATAGAGTATATTAATAGACTTTTTGGTGCTTTAGCAGGCTTAGCAACACTAGTTTTAGCTATTTTATCATTAAAATACTGGAAAACAAGAAAAACAGTTACCATACTTTCTTGGGCAATAGTATTTGCTATGGTTTTTCAGGCTTGGTTGGGTGCCACAGTAGTCTATTCTGTTTTAAACCCTGTAAAAATTACGGTACATATGGTAATGGCTTTAGCAATTGTTGCCATGTTATTGTATTTAATATATTCCGTAAAAGAAACATCAATTGTAATAGCCAAAGACAAAAAAACAAAACAGCTAATTATTGTTGCCCTGGTATTAACTTTACTACAAATAGTTTTAGGCACACAAGTTAGGCAAATGGTAGATGACCAAGCAGATATTGTTGGCGAAACAGCAAAACACCTGTGGTTAAAAAATGTTACAGTTACTTTTTATATACATAGGTCATTTTCTATTCTTGTTCTCTTATTAAACGCATATTTATTTTTTAGAATACAAAAATTAAAATTAGGATTAACTAAAATAAAATGGGTTCTAACACTGTTATTGTTAGAGATTGTTACTGGTGTAGCAATGAATTATGTTCATTTTCCGTTTGGTAGCCAAACACTTCACCTGGTTTTAGCTTCTCTACTGTTTGGAGTTCAATTTTATATGGTATTAGAACTAGTAAATACAACTAAAAGAGATAAAACTTTGTAA
- a CDS encoding PorP/SprF family type IX secretion system membrane protein: MKKLLLSIVFVLLALQNISAQQDAQYTQYMYNTIAINPAYAGSRGVFSIAALHRSQWVGLDGAPTTQTLNFNTPVSRRVGLGLSVVHDEIGNGTNQDTYIDAAFSYTVPTSEQGKLSFGLKAGGHFLNLDFSKLANYRQESTPAGYDDIEKKFSPNFGAGIYYHTDKFYAGFSVPNFLETKHFDDSQGQNSSFLAVERMNLYLITGYVFELNRDLKLKPAALIKAVKGAPIQADLSATFLLRDKFSFGAAYRWDAALSALVGFQLSDQLMLGLAYDKETTDLGNTSFNDGSFEVFLRYELRSRYKKVITPRFF, encoded by the coding sequence ATGAAAAAATTACTTCTAAGTATTGTTTTTGTCCTTCTTGCCCTGCAGAACATTTCTGCTCAGCAAGATGCACAATACACTCAATATATGTATAACACCATTGCCATTAACCCTGCTTATGCTGGTTCTAGAGGCGTATTTAGTATTGCTGCTTTGCACAGATCTCAATGGGTAGGCCTAGATGGTGCCCCTACAACACAAACGCTTAACTTTAACACTCCTGTTTCTAGAAGAGTTGGTCTGGGATTGTCTGTGGTTCACGATGAAATTGGTAACGGAACAAATCAAGATACCTATATAGATGCTGCTTTTTCTTATACAGTTCCTACTAGTGAACAAGGAAAACTATCCTTTGGACTTAAAGCTGGGGGACATTTTTTAAATCTAGATTTTTCTAAACTGGCCAATTACAGACAAGAGTCTACTCCGGCAGGGTATGATGATATCGAGAAAAAATTCTCCCCTAACTTTGGCGCTGGTATCTATTACCATACTGATAAATTCTACGCTGGTTTTTCTGTCCCTAACTTTTTAGAAACAAAACACTTTGATGATTCTCAAGGACAAAACAGTTCTTTTCTTGCCGTAGAACGTATGAACTTGTATTTAATTACAGGCTATGTTTTTGAACTTAACAGAGATTTAAAACTTAAACCTGCCGCACTTATTAAAGCTGTTAAAGGTGCTCCTATACAAGCCGATTTGTCAGCTACTTTTTTACTTAGAGATAAATTTAGCTTTGGTGCCGCATACCGTTGGGATGCTGCTCTTAGTGCTCTTGTTGGGTTTCAGCTTAGTGACCAATTAATGCTTGGTTTAGCCTATGATAAAGAAACTACTGATCTTGGAAATACCTCGTTTAATGATGGTTCTTTTGAGGTTTTTTTAAGGTACGAGCTAAGATCAAGATACAAAAAAGTAATTACGCCTAGATTCTTCTAA
- a CDS encoding DUF11 domain-containing protein, whose product MNYIKSFKRLSVLLFLTFNYFGFAQLSDLHYLPPLKQGGNNQAVREQAVYLSTPETAAFTVNVYQGTIAAPIATLTLSNGAPVTYNLTNGDNNITLVKNANTGIVLTQSGLRFESPGGEKFYVNYRGSSNSQSTSLTSKGRQAMGQIFKWGGIPNRGNHNSLTSTLGIMATEDNTVITLSGYDPNSEFRLGNNAGGITDDTYQITLNANESFVFEAYTKQTTANVDGWLGATLQSTKDIVISNGGLNIGVRNNNSSRDAAIDQPVPQNKIGKEYVFIRGNGNNETEKPIIIGTQNSTDIFVNGSATPIATINNGDYFEIPDSYYSSNAAGGNMFVTTSKDAYAYQSLAGGTSIVTVGLNFVAPVNCLLPDSLDNIPDIKDAAGITMNGGVTIIASTSTPDGNITVTDGNGNVTLPAATTVTGSADWKTFYVPNLTGNVSVQSTGPIAVGFLGFNGARGIAGYFSGFDTVPEVDLQVTGGGCLPGSIIQVVDANFDAYQWFQNGTAVPGAIFSSYTPNEAGDYFVRVTKGGCTYDSQPIAAYYCLPDIVVKKTANVSSVLEGDVFEFKVTVESLGINDVTNLKITDVIPAGLTLLSASPSVGSWSAPEWTIGTISQGELVSIILEVKADELPFNSSTTSYTNTVTNSQD is encoded by the coding sequence ATGAATTATATTAAATCCTTTAAAAGACTAAGCGTACTATTATTTTTAACATTTAACTATTTTGGTTTCGCTCAATTAAGTGATTTACACTATTTACCACCTTTAAAACAAGGAGGAAATAACCAAGCTGTAAGGGAACAGGCTGTGTATTTATCTACTCCAGAAACTGCTGCCTTTACGGTAAACGTTTACCAAGGTACAATTGCTGCGCCCATAGCTACTTTAACCCTTTCTAATGGCGCTCCTGTAACATACAACTTAACAAATGGAGATAATAACATTACGTTAGTAAAAAATGCAAATACAGGTATTGTATTAACTCAAAGTGGTTTACGTTTTGAATCTCCTGGAGGAGAAAAATTTTATGTAAATTATAGAGGTAGTTCTAACTCTCAATCTACTTCGCTTACAAGTAAAGGTAGGCAAGCAATGGGACAAATTTTTAAATGGGGAGGTATACCCAATAGAGGAAACCATAATAGTTTAACAAGTACATTAGGTATTATGGCTACTGAAGATAACACAGTAATAACCTTGTCTGGCTATGACCCTAACAGTGAATTTAGGTTAGGAAATAATGCCGGAGGCATTACAGATGATACGTACCAAATAACTTTAAACGCAAATGAATCTTTTGTTTTTGAAGCATACACTAAACAAACTACTGCAAATGTTGATGGTTGGTTAGGTGCTACCTTACAATCTACCAAAGATATTGTTATAAGTAACGGTGGACTTAACATTGGTGTTAGAAACAATAATTCTAGTAGAGATGCTGCAATAGACCAGCCTGTACCCCAAAATAAAATAGGAAAAGAATATGTTTTTATTCGTGGTAATGGTAATAACGAAACAGAAAAACCAATAATTATTGGTACACAAAATAGTACTGATATATTTGTTAATGGATCTGCAACACCTATTGCTACTATAAACAACGGAGATTATTTTGAAATTCCAGATAGCTATTATTCTAGTAATGCAGCTGGTGGCAATATGTTTGTAACAACTTCTAAAGATGCATATGCTTATCAATCTTTAGCTGGTGGTACCTCTATAGTTACAGTAGGTTTAAACTTTGTTGCTCCAGTAAACTGTTTGCTTCCAGATAGTCTAGATAATATTCCAGATATAAAAGATGCCGCTGGTATTACTATGAATGGTGGTGTTACAATAATTGCTTCTACCTCTACTCCAGACGGTAATATTACTGTAACAGATGGTAATGGAAATGTTACCTTACCTGCTGCCACAACTGTTACCGGATCTGCAGATTGGAAAACCTTTTATGTTCCTAACTTAACAGGTAATGTTTCTGTACAATCTACAGGACCTATTGCCGTAGGTTTTTTAGGTTTTAATGGTGCAAGAGGTATTGCAGGCTATTTTTCTGGTTTTGATACTGTCCCAGAAGTAGACTTACAAGTAACTGGTGGTGGCTGTTTACCTGGTTCTATAATACAAGTTGTTGATGCAAATTTTGATGCATATCAATGGTTTCAAAACGGAACAGCTGTGCCTGGTGCAATATTCTCTAGCTACACACCTAATGAAGCAGGAGATTATTTTGTTAGGGTAACCAAAGGTGGTTGTACCTATGACTCTCAGCCAATAGCTGCTTATTACTGTTTACCAGATATTGTTGTGAAAAAAACAGCCAATGTAAGTTCTGTTTTAGAAGGTGATGTTTTTGAGTTTAAAGTAACAGTAGAAAGCCTTGGTATTAATGATGTTACCAACTTAAAAATCACAGATGTTATTCCCGCTGGTTTAACATTACTATCCGCTAGTCCTAGCGTAGGAAGTTGGTCTGCTCCAGAATGGACAATAGGAACTATTAGTCAAGGAGAATTGGTATCTATTATTTTAGAAGTTAAGGCAGATGAATTACCTTTTAATTCTAGTACAACATCTTACACCAATACAGTTACCAACTCCCAAGACTAA
- a CDS encoding OmpA family protein, whose translation MKFKYITLAFLFCCAFTNAQTKKEKKADDKFESYQYAEAIDVYERLIDLGYTSETIYRKLANSNYLNARYENAAKWYEMLVNLEGANVDPEEVYKYALSLKSIGEYEKSDTWMRKFDDIKQYDSRASLFENNTDYLKVIEKNSGRYNIKNLEINSSVSEFSPAYYNDKLVFSSARDTGTVRRTINEWNNQPFLNLYAAQFNEEGTPINAGKLDRKLNKKTHESSAIFTKDGNTMYFTRNNSDNGRFARDKDGVSRLKLYRATKVNDEWKKVTELPFNGDDFSVAHPALSPDETKLYFASDMPGTRGMSDLFVVDIIADGTFSAPRNLGNKINTESRETFPFVSKNNILYFASDGHPGLGGLDIFATQVTDNFNDSYILNVGKPVNSKQDDFSLIFDEDTQKGFFASNRDGGKGYDDIYSFIQTKELNLNCYNTITGTAVNLKTGASIADAAIQVKDKENTLVFETKTDTKGNFTLNDICWDDTYTLLGEKIEFEQGTTSFTMERNKELKPVIVKLNPIKRAAPIGTDLTKYLKLDPIYFDLDKSFIRIDGQITMQQVFAYLKEYPEVVIEVRSHTDARATNEYNLALSNRRAKETVKYLLDNGIAPERVSGKGFGESELTNNCDSNSKCSEEEHQKNRRSEFIVVQN comes from the coding sequence ATGAAATTTAAATACATAACACTTGCCTTTTTGTTTTGTTGTGCTTTTACAAACGCACAAACCAAAAAAGAGAAAAAGGCCGATGATAAGTTTGAAAGTTACCAATACGCTGAAGCTATTGATGTTTATGAAAGACTTATTGACTTAGGATATACATCTGAAACTATTTATAGAAAATTAGCCAACTCTAACTACCTTAATGCTAGGTATGAAAATGCCGCAAAATGGTATGAGATGTTGGTTAACCTAGAAGGTGCTAACGTTGACCCTGAAGAGGTCTATAAATACGCATTATCACTAAAGTCTATTGGAGAATATGAAAAATCTGATACTTGGATGCGTAAGTTTGATGATATAAAACAGTACGACTCTAGAGCGTCTTTATTTGAAAATAATACAGACTACCTAAAAGTAATTGAAAAAAACTCGGGACGGTACAATATTAAAAACTTAGAAATAAATTCTAGTGTATCTGAATTCTCTCCTGCTTATTACAATGACAAACTTGTTTTCTCTTCTGCTAGAGATACAGGAACTGTGCGTAGAACTATTAACGAGTGGAATAACCAGCCATTTTTAAACCTGTATGCTGCTCAGTTTAATGAAGAAGGCACACCTATTAACGCTGGTAAACTAGACCGCAAACTAAATAAAAAAACACATGAATCTTCTGCTATTTTTACTAAAGATGGCAATACCATGTATTTTACCAGAAATAATTCTGATAACGGGAGATTTGCACGTGATAAAGATGGGGTTAGTAGACTTAAATTATATAGAGCTACTAAGGTAAATGATGAGTGGAAAAAAGTTACAGAATTGCCTTTTAATGGTGATGATTTTTCTGTAGCACACCCTGCCCTATCGCCTGATGAAACTAAACTATACTTTGCATCTGATATGCCTGGCACTAGAGGAATGTCTGATTTGTTTGTGGTAGATATTATTGCTGATGGTACTTTTTCTGCTCCTCGTAATCTTGGCAATAAAATTAACACAGAATCTAGAGAAACATTTCCTTTTGTTTCTAAAAACAACATCTTGTATTTTGCCTCTGATGGGCATCCCGGTTTAGGCGGTTTAGATATTTTTGCAACACAAGTAACTGACAATTTTAACGACTCTTACATCTTAAATGTTGGAAAACCAGTAAACAGTAAACAAGATGATTTCTCTTTGATTTTTGATGAAGACACTCAAAAAGGATTCTTTGCCTCTAACCGTGATGGTGGTAAAGGGTATGATGATATTTATAGCTTTATACAAACCAAAGAGCTAAATCTTAATTGCTACAATACCATTACAGGTACTGCTGTTAATCTTAAAACGGGGGCTAGTATTGCTGATGCTGCGATCCAAGTAAAAGACAAAGAGAATACCTTGGTTTTTGAAACTAAAACAGACACCAAAGGAAACTTTACACTAAATGATATTTGTTGGGATGATACCTATACCCTACTCGGAGAAAAAATAGAGTTTGAGCAAGGTACTACCTCCTTTACTATGGAACGCAATAAAGAATTAAAACCTGTTATTGTAAAATTAAATCCTATTAAAAGAGCTGCGCCTATTGGTACTGACTTAACAAAGTACTTAAAACTAGATCCTATTTATTTTGACCTTGATAAATCATTTATTAGAATTGACGGACAAATTACTATGCAACAAGTGTTTGCATACCTTAAAGAATACCCAGAGGTGGTTATTGAGGTTCGTTCACATACAGATGCCAGAGCTACTAATGAGTATAACTTAGCTCTATCTAACAGAAGAGCTAAGGAAACTGTAAAATACCTACTAGATAATGGTATTGCTCCTGAGCGTGTTTCTGGTAAAGGATTTGGTGAGTCAGAGCTTACAAACAATTGTGACTCTAACAGCAAATGCTCTGAAGAAGAACACCAAAAAAACAGAAGATCTGAGTTTATTGTAGTACAAAACTAA
- a CDS encoding ABC transporter ATP-binding protein — protein sequence MKTILKVQNLTKKYGYLTAVKDLSFTIEKGNVYGILGPNGSGKSTTLGIVLNVVNKTSGDFSWFDGNTNTHQALKKVGAIIERPNFYPYMTAVQNLKLVCKIKEVDESKIEEKLELVGLLDRKNSKFKTYSLGMKQRLAIASALLNDPEILILDEPTNGLDPQGIHQIREIIKVIAAQGTTILLASHLLDEVEKVCSHVVILRKGEKLYSGRVDEMIVSYGFFELKAEDNEALLSFLKLNPNFSNVREENGLIIADLKAEMNASELNKELHNNGIILSHLVKRKESLEEQFLELTKNQSN from the coding sequence TTGAAAACAATTCTTAAAGTTCAAAATCTAACAAAAAAATACGGGTATTTAACCGCTGTAAAAGACTTATCTTTTACTATTGAAAAAGGCAATGTCTATGGCATATTAGGTCCAAACGGAAGTGGCAAATCTACTACTCTTGGTATTGTACTTAATGTAGTAAATAAAACATCTGGAGATTTTAGTTGGTTTGATGGGAATACAAATACACACCAAGCATTAAAAAAAGTTGGAGCCATTATAGAAAGGCCTAACTTTTACCCATATATGACGGCTGTACAAAACTTAAAGCTAGTTTGTAAAATTAAAGAAGTAGATGAGTCTAAAATTGAAGAAAAACTAGAGTTAGTTGGACTTTTAGATCGTAAAAACAGTAAGTTTAAAACCTATTCTTTAGGTATGAAACAACGCTTAGCTATAGCCTCTGCCCTACTTAATGATCCTGAAATACTTATTTTAGATGAGCCAACAAATGGCTTAGACCCCCAAGGAATTCACCAGATTAGAGAAATTATAAAGGTTATTGCTGCTCAAGGCACCACCATATTACTAGCTTCTCACTTATTAGATGAAGTAGAAAAAGTGTGTAGCCACGTAGTAATTTTAAGAAAAGGAGAAAAATTATATTCTGGTCGTGTTGATGAAATGATTGTTAGTTATGGCTTTTTTGAGTTAAAAGCAGAGGACAATGAAGCACTTTTATCATTTTTAAAACTAAATCCTAATTTTAGTAATGTTAGAGAAGAAAATGGTTTAATTATAGCAGATTTAAAAGCTGAAATGAATGCTTCAGAATTAAATAAAGAACTGCATAATAATGGTATAATTTTATCTCATTTAGTAAAACGTAAAGAAAGCTTAGAAGAGCAATTTTTAGAGCTTACAAAAAACCAATCTAACTAA
- a CDS encoding TetR/AcrR family transcriptional regulator codes for MKKLTKKELFFEKTLKLISEKGFKATTMRDIAHELNFEVANVYNYIDSKEALLEDYLFSTLEEFVVYLDNIMNSSYSPVEKLKFVISKHVQYTLNKPYEVSLFVYEWRNLKGEKLEEFKLKRSGYISTVSNIIDEGISEGSLRKMDGEFATFMVISSMRWLFSMITNDDIKVNPIEIEKQLTDFIFKGIENK; via the coding sequence ATGAAAAAATTAACCAAAAAAGAATTATTTTTTGAAAAGACACTTAAGTTAATAAGTGAAAAAGGCTTTAAGGCCACAACAATGCGAGACATTGCACACGAGTTGAATTTTGAAGTAGCAAATGTTTACAACTATATAGATTCTAAAGAAGCGTTATTAGAAGATTATTTGTTTAGTACCTTAGAAGAATTTGTTGTCTATTTGGATAATATTATGAATTCTTCGTACTCTCCGGTAGAAAAATTAAAGTTTGTAATTTCTAAGCACGTTCAGTATACACTTAACAAGCCATATGAGGTTTCTCTTTTTGTATATGAATGGCGTAATTTAAAAGGAGAGAAATTAGAAGAGTTTAAATTAAAAAGAAGCGGTTATATAAGTACTGTAAGTAATATAATTGATGAAGGTATCTCTGAAGGTTCTCTTCGTAAAATGGATGGTGAATTTGCAACTTTTATGGTAATATCTTCTATGCGTTGGTTGTTTAGTATGATTACCAATGATGATATAAAAGTAAACCCAATAGAGATAGAGAAGCAGTTAACAGACTTTATTTTTAAAGGGATAGAAAATAAGTAA
- a CDS encoding nucleoid-associated protein, translating to MINLYSTQIESISIHRVGNKNKGEGAFLSNQPFTLNDETTGLLKEYFFKPFREKEENYFKFTNEVDVEFNEIYKLAAEIFDAPESCHAVSKKVATHLFEQSNHPHIKSGELYVTHLTDVLLDNKKIDAIGIFKSELKHDFLQLIENGENIDINILQGININKLDKGCLIFNSHKEEGYKVLSVDSNRYDTKYWLENFLGVDALADETFYTKNYLKFCQNFAKDVVLPAEDKQQEVLFMNKAVNHFAKNDNFEETEFLNEVMENPELIPEFKHYKVEKGPKFSVEDVSNFNIANKAVSDVRKKIKNVINLDTNIQIKMDFINPESAEKFVEKGWDEERQMYYYLVYFNKEEKN from the coding sequence TTGATAAATTTATATTCTACTCAAATAGAAAGTATTTCTATACACCGTGTTGGTAATAAAAATAAAGGCGAAGGTGCATTTTTATCTAACCAACCGTTTACTTTAAATGATGAAACTACTGGTCTTTTAAAAGAGTACTTTTTTAAACCATTTAGAGAAAAAGAAGAAAACTATTTTAAATTTACAAATGAAGTAGATGTAGAGTTTAATGAAATATACAAGCTGGCAGCAGAAATTTTTGATGCTCCAGAAAGTTGTCATGCGGTTTCTAAAAAAGTTGCTACTCATCTTTTTGAACAGTCTAACCACCCACATATAAAAAGCGGAGAGTTATACGTAACACACCTAACAGATGTGTTATTAGACAATAAGAAAATAGATGCTATTGGTATTTTTAAAAGCGAGCTTAAGCACGATTTTCTTCAGTTAATAGAAAATGGTGAAAATATAGATATTAATATATTACAAGGTATAAATATTAATAAATTAGATAAGGGTTGCCTTATTTTTAACTCTCATAAAGAGGAAGGTTACAAAGTTTTATCTGTAGATAGTAACCGTTATGACACCAAATATTGGTTAGAAAACTTTTTAGGTGTAGATGCTTTAGCAGATGAAACATTTTACACTAAAAACTATTTAAAATTTTGTCAAAACTTTGCTAAAGATGTTGTTTTACCTGCAGAAGATAAACAACAAGAGGTATTGTTTATGAATAAGGCTGTTAACCACTTTGCTAAAAATGATAACTTTGAAGAAACAGAGTTTTTAAATGAGGTAATGGAAAACCCTGAGTTAATACCAGAGTTTAAGCACTATAAAGTAGAAAAGGGGCCTAAATTTAGTGTAGAAGACGTATCAAACTTTAATATTGCAAACAAAGCAGTTTCTGATGTTCGTAAAAAAATTAAAAATGTTATTAATTTAGATACTAACATTCAAATAAAAATGGACTTTATTAACCCAGAATCTGCAGAGAAATTTGTAGAAAAAGGTTGGGATGAAGAACGCCAAATGTACTACTACCTGGTATATTTTAACAAAGAAGAAAAAAACTAA
- a CDS encoding DUF7507 domain-containing protein yields MSETINITNNEVTVTKVALPAPDGSYDSLNEQITYLLIVTNNGPNTLTNVTISDPIADSGSISPASVATLAPSASARFTLTHSINNSELMALMVTNSATAQAELPNGFSISDTSDDPSDSTNFDANSDGEPDDVTIVILGRPKTVITNRKITHRVKLN; encoded by the coding sequence ATGTCTGAAACAATTAACATTACTAATAATGAAGTTACTGTTACAAAAGTTGCTTTACCTGCACCAGACGGATCGTATGATTCTTTAAACGAGCAAATTACGTATTTACTAATTGTAACCAATAATGGACCAAACACCCTAACTAATGTAACTATATCAGACCCTATTGCAGATTCTGGTAGTATTAGTCCGGCATCTGTTGCTACATTAGCCCCATCTGCATCTGCAAGGTTTACATTAACACATAGTATAAATAATTCAGAGCTAATGGCTTTAATGGTAACAAATAGTGCTACAGCTCAAGCAGAATTACCAAATGGTTTTAGTATTTCAGATACCTCTGATGACCCAAGTGATAGTACTAATTTTGATGCTAATAGTGATGGTGAACCAGATGATGTTACTATTGTAATTTTAGGAAGACCTAAAACAGTAATCACAAACAGAAAAATTACCCACAGAGTAAAGCTAAACTAA
- a CDS encoding ABC transporter permease has protein sequence MLRLLQIEFIKLWNNRASKILILSYFILMILIAGISMIKVDFGPLKFHIADVGIFNFPYIWHFNTFMAAFLKVFLAIVIVSMIANEYSNKTIKQNLIDGLSKKELILSKFLTIGVFSLASTIFIFLISLLLGLIYSDFNEFSIIFSDLEYLAAYFIKLIGFFSFCFFVGILVKRSAFALGFLFIWFIGAEIIPYTYLASKYSKELADNVTSFFPFGSMWSTITEPFSRLNVIKSAAKQVGEDISRDYSVQPLQLLIVLCWTAIFIYLSYILLKKRDL, from the coding sequence ATGTTACGTTTACTACAAATAGAATTTATAAAACTATGGAACAACAGAGCTAGTAAAATTCTTATACTATCTTATTTTATTTTAATGATACTCATTGCTGGTATTTCTATGATAAAAGTAGATTTTGGCCCTTTAAAATTTCATATAGCAGATGTTGGTATTTTTAATTTCCCATACATTTGGCATTTTAACACCTTTATGGCTGCTTTTCTTAAGGTATTTTTAGCTATTGTTATAGTTTCTATGATAGCTAATGAGTACAGTAATAAGACTATAAAACAAAACCTAATAGATGGTTTATCAAAAAAAGAGTTGATACTTTCTAAATTTTTAACAATAGGAGTATTTTCTTTAGCCTCTACAATATTTATATTTTTAATATCCTTGCTATTAGGATTAATATATTCTGATTTTAATGAGTTTTCTATTATATTTTCTGATTTAGAGTACTTAGCTGCCTACTTTATAAAGCTTATTGGGTTTTTCTCTTTTTGCTTTTTTGTAGGTATTTTGGTAAAACGCTCTGCTTTTGCTCTAGGCTTTTTATTTATCTGGTTTATTGGAGCAGAAATTATTCCGTACACTTATTTAGCTTCTAAATATTCTAAAGAATTAGCAGATAATGTAACTAGTTTTTTCCCTTTTGGATCTATGTGGAGTACAATAACTGAACCTTTTAGCAGGTTAAATGTTATAAAATCTGCCGCAAAGCAAGTTGGTGAGGATATCTCTAGAGATTATAGTGTGCAACCTTTACAATTACTAATTGTGTTATGTTGGACCGCTATTTTTATATATTTATCATACATATTACTAAAAAAGCGAGATTTATAA
- a CDS encoding IS1096 element passenger TnpR family protein — translation MIYKIRIILDAKDDVFRDLEIEDSNTLEDLHNAITQAFGFLGSEMASFYTCDEDWNQDEEIALFDMSENGSDVKLMNEIFLEDILTEKTPKLIYVYDFFSMWTFFVELADIVDNEDGVTYPNVLFSFGELPDSPPEKNFESDNPEGENFDDNYTDDLGSYEDLDFDENWN, via the coding sequence ATGATTTATAAAATTAGAATTATCTTAGATGCTAAAGATGATGTGTTCCGAGATTTAGAAATTGAAGACAGCAACACACTAGAAGATTTACACAATGCCATTACACAGGCTTTTGGTTTTTTAGGAAGCGAAATGGCATCTTTTTATACTTGTGATGAAGATTGGAACCAAGATGAAGAAATTGCTCTTTTTGATATGAGTGAAAATGGTTCTGATGTTAAATTGATGAATGAAATATTTTTAGAAGATATACTTACTGAAAAAACACCTAAACTTATTTATGTGTACGACTTTTTTAGTATGTGGACTTTCTTTGTAGAACTAGCAGATATTGTTGATAATGAAGACGGTGTTACCTACCCAAATGTGCTATTTAGTTTTGGAGAACTACCTGATAGTCCGCCTGAAAAAAACTTTGAATCTGATAACCCAGAAGGTGAAAATTTTGATGACAATTACACAGATGATTTAGGTAGTTATGAAGATTTAGATTTTGATGAAAATTGGAACTAA